In Dioscorea cayenensis subsp. rotundata cultivar TDr96_F1 chromosome 11, TDr96_F1_v2_PseudoChromosome.rev07_lg8_w22 25.fasta, whole genome shotgun sequence, a single genomic region encodes these proteins:
- the LOC120272128 gene encoding acid beta-fructofuranosidase-like, translated as MADYIPLASSPSSPPPVRHLKLLSFALATALLTLVVFLNVHNHSNHSQNPILHPSSPLSRGPSHGVSEKTSGISSLLHSTPFFPWTNHMLQWQRTAFHFQPEKNWMNDPNGPVFYKGWYHLFYQYNPDSAVWGNITWGHAVSRDLIRWRHLPLAMVRDQWYDSDGVWTGSATILPDGTLIMLYTGSTNASVQVQNLAIPTDPTDPLLLEWTKSDANPVLIPPPGVGPKDFRDPTTAWYDDEAEAWRFVIGTKEDKGHSGIALVYQTKDFLNYELLPGRLHGVARTGMWECVDFYPVATTAGVGGLDTSIVGEKVKHVLKASMDDDRHDYYAIGMYESEKVRWVPDDPEEDVGLGLRYDWGKFYASKTFFDQQRARRVLWGWVGETDSEFADAQKGWASLQGIPRTVLLDLKTGSNLLQWPVKEVESLRASSQEFTNINISSGSVVPLDVRSATQLDIEAEFVIDAASLAETLEADVGYNCSTSGGATHRGALGPFGLLVLADPKLSEQTAVYFYIAKKPDGGLQTHFCHDEMKSSHANDIYKRVVGNKVPVLDGETLSVRILVDHSIVESFAQGGRTCITSRVYPTEAIYNSARVFVFNNATGARVAAKSIKVWQMNAAEFDESAF; from the exons ATGGCGGACTACATCCCTCTCGCTTCctccccttcttctcctccccctGTCCGCCATCTAAAGCTCCTGTCATTCGCCCTCGCTACGGCACTTTTGACCCTCGTTGTCTTCCTCAATGTCCACAATCACTCCAACCACTCCCAGAACCCCATCCTCCATCCTTCCTCACCTCTTTCACGTGGACCCTCTCATGGCGTCTCCGAGAAGACTTCCGGCATCTCCAGCCTTCTCCATTCCACCCCTTTCTTCCCCTGGACCAACCACATGCTCCAATGGCAGCGCACCGCCTTCCATTTCCAACCCGAAAAGAACTGGATGAATG ATCCGAATG GGCCGGTGTTCTACAAAGGATGGTACCATTTGTTCTACCAGTACAACCCTGATTCAGCGGTGTGGGGGAACATCACTTGGGGCCACGCCGTGTCGCGCGATCTCATCCGATGGCGACATCTCCCTCTCGCCATGGTTCGCGATCAATGGTACGACTCCGACGGCGTCTGGACCGGCTCCGCCACCATCCTCCCCGACGGCACTCTCATCATGCTCTACACCGGATCCACCAACGCCTCCGTACAGGTCCAAAACCTCGCCATCCCCACCGACCCCACAGATCCACTCCTTCTCGAGTGGACAAAATCAGATGCGAACCCCGTCCTCATCCCGCCGCCGGGAGTAGGCCCGAAGGATTTCCGGGATCCAACCACGGCGTGGTACGATGACGAGGCCGAAGCGTGGCGGTTCGTGATCGGAACGAAGGAGGACAAAGGGCACTCAGGGATCGCGCTGGTGTACCAAACGAAGGACTTCTTGAACTACGAGCTACTTCCGGGAAGGCTTCACGGGGTTGCGAGGACGGGGATGTGGGAGTGTGTCGACTTCTACCCCGTTGCGACAACGGCGGGGGTTGGTGGTTTGGATACATCAATCGTCGGCGAGAAGGTGAAGCATGTGCTGAAGGCGAGCATGGATGATGACAGGCATGATTACTACGCCATTGGAATGTATGAGAGCGAGAAGGTGAGATGGGTACCAGATGATCCGGAAGAGGACGTGGGCCTGGGTTTGAGGTACGATTGGGGCAAGTTCTACGCTTCAAAGACGTTCTTTGATCAACAAAGAGCGCGGCGAGTGCTCTGGGGATGGGTTGGTGAGACCGATAGTGAATTCGCTGATGCGCAAAAAGGTTGGGCTTCTCTCCAG GGAATCCCTCGGACAGTGTTGCTTGATCTGAAGACAGGAAGCAACCTGTTGCAATGGCCAGTTAAGGAGGTGGAGAGCCTTAGAGCAAGTAGCCAAGAGTTTACCAACATCAATATCAGTTCTGGATCAGTTGTACCCCTTGATGTCCGATCAGCAACACAG TTGGACATTGAGGCTGAGTTTGTGATAGATGCTGCTTCTTTGGCTGAGACATTAGAGGCTGATGTGGGATACAATTGCAGCACCAGTGGTGGAGCCACACACAGAGGTGCTCTGGGGCCATTTGGTTTGCTTGTTTTAGCTGATCCTAAGCTATCTGAACAAACTGCAGTATACTTTTACATTGCAAAAAAGCCTGATGGTGGTCTTCAAACTCACTTCTGCCATGACGAAATGAA ATCTTCCCACGCTAATGACATCTATAAGAGAGTGGTTGGCAACAAAGTCCCAGTGCTTGATGGTGAGACATTGTCAGTAAGGATACTG GTGGATCATTCAATTGTAGAGAGTTTTGCTCAAGGAGGGAGGACATGTATCACATCCAGAGTATATCCAACAGAAGCCATTTACAATTCTGCTCGAGTTTTCGTCTTCAACAACGCCACCGGCGCACGTGTGGCTGCCAAATCCATAAAGGTATGGCAGATGAATGCTGCAGAATTTGATGAATCTGCATTTTAA